The following coding sequences lie in one Micropterus dolomieu isolate WLL.071019.BEF.003 ecotype Adirondacks linkage group LG15, ASM2129224v1, whole genome shotgun sequence genomic window:
- the synpo2la gene encoding synaptopodin 2-like protein → MVAEEVIITLSGGAPWGFRLQGGLEHQKPLQVAKVRKRSKACRAGLREADELVSINEQPCGMLSHAQAMELIDSSPGILHIRVKRVPAGFQSVVLVTRAPSPRIDKEYRAALRAMSPTNHHHAPVREVHRSRSSITSGLTSPPGSEAYYGETDSDADVAGYERQRRQKRRSPSNSIPGKPTGRTSPEGGETSEMSGYDSAPDAHVYPSMLDGHGGDGNGGGGLPGVARKEVIYQPPGPGMWSSQTSTETSSIISSADDQGPRDGGQEEDSGFLEPANVPLVSPERAKEALMLGSRSQLVPMVGPVNKPIDEELTTTYMEKAKQAKLNRGDTPQDKQVKEAKSKCRTIASLLTDAPNPHSKGVLMFKKRRQRSKKYTLTSFGSVDEDRCRDSQEEDGVFPGSESEFDDDGFSAVPDPTWDSEYLDMLEKRATAGIEGRGDGTEDAPSPGLSDTAGKGAQLFEQQRKRVAEHAKKVEAEQPQPPPQSQVQEQAQMHHLHPEMHPHMQPNLQPQQMISTGPTAIQQELSEAPGPVAAHVMSNCDLSYSAVSTASIVMSPPPVGPKQATVSATILTRPAAPAETPLPELPASNVLNRTARPFTPGFISIRAATAPVTFRPPVTKTAQRPASAAVVPPPFSTASDLGINATSVTSQLLPGPLSPPFCVPQRPFAPTPAAPVTLHPPAICTSVEKMQSSPPVTTLHQAAFSTVPPVSMPSMPLAPQAPMAPAPVLPVSQIPGSADPVAPLPPLQVPGPQPPPPQFSMAPVATVSVVSQPEAVAPTPIPGPTGRTGILLEARRRSGKPKPMFNVPDVTKKSPNPDLLSMVQNLDDRSTRHSHGQPLSETIYDGAEEDRSGEVGMGRAPPPVAPKPRVIHEAPQFLQAGGKGAQLFARRQSRMGMYVVDTPPETPYQQVPSHSVAQTLDSSPNPSSPSSWKYSPNVRAPPPIGYNPLLAPSIPTGPQRDGSKPESRGKGGSQREGIKALEFMRRQPYQLNSAMFNYGGSATNLLAMPSYQAQRQQQGDYSTTMVGSSLTSPKQIPLKTARVFEVKRFSTPTPMSAPTLAPKVIAPRSATTLGERLTHSGMISPPPAPFTLTPGPFFTPAPVSAPTTASPPSQPAGPPSLPKFSATPIPNPLPPAVPTPYTPVSYTTGLQRAKQFQSAPELSILASLPPLKSNQVQAPKPRFVATKGGVQPHVWRPGAM, encoded by the exons ATGGTTGCAGAGGAAGTGATAATTACATTGTCTGGTGGAGCACCGTGGGGCTTTCGTCTCCAGGGAGGTTTGGAGCATCAGAAACCGCTCCAGGTGGCGAAG GTGCGTAAACGTAGCAAGGCATGCAGGGCTGGGCTGAGGGAAGCTGATGAGCTGGTGTCCATCAACGAACAGCCATGTGGAATGCTATCCCATGCTCAGGCCATGGAACTCATTGACAGCTCCCCTGGGATATTACACATACGGGTCAAAAG GGTGCCTGCTGGTTTTCAGTCCGTGGTGCTTGTGACCCGTGCCCCATCTCCCCGTATAGACAAAGAGTACCGTGCTGCATTGCGTGCCATGTCACCCACCAaccaccaccatgcacctgtcCGTGAGGTCCACCGTAGCCGCTCCTCTATAACCAGTGGCTTGACGTCTCCACCTGGTAGTGAGGCTTACTACGGCGAGACTGACAGTGATGCAGACGTGGCAGGCTATGAGAGGCAGCGGCGGCAGAAACGCCGCAGTCCCAGCAACTCGATCCCGGGAAAACCAACAGGACGAACCTCCCCTGAGGGCGGGGAGACATCAGAGATGAGTGGCTATGACAGCGCTCCAGATGCACATGTTTACCCCAGTATGCTGGATGGACATGGGGGAGATGGAAATGGAGGAGGGGGGCTACCAGGGGTGGCACGGAAGGAGGTGATTTACCAGCCTCCTGGTCCAGGAATGTGGTCCTCCCAGACATCCACTGAGACCTCCTCCATCATCTCCTCAGCAGATGACCAGGGGCCACGGGATGGGGGGCAAGAGGAGGATAGTGGCTTTCTAGAGCCAGCCAACGTGCCACTGGTATCCCCTGAGAGGGCAAAGGAGGCCCTAATGCTGGGCTCCCGCAGCCAGCTGGTGCCAATGGTGGGCCCTGTGAATAAACCTATCGACGAGGAGCTTACTACAACCTACATGGAAAAGGCCAAGCAAGCCA AACTGAACCGAGGGGATACACCGCAAGACAAGCAAGTTAAGGAAGCTAAAAGCAAGTGTCGAACAATTGCATCCCTACTGACTGATGCTCCCAACCCTCACTCCAAGGGGGTGCTGATGTTCAAGAAGCGACGGCAGCGCTCCAAGAAGTACACCCTCACCAGCTTTGGTAGTGTGGATGAGGATAGGTGTCGGGACTCACAAGAGGAGGATGGGGTATTTCCTGGCAGCGAATCAGAGTTTGATGATGATGGCTTCTCAGCAGTTCCTGATCCAACATGGGATAGTGAATACTTGGATATGCTGGAGAAAAGGGCAACTGCAGGGATTGAAGGTCGTGGTGATGGGACAGAGGATGCCCCAAGTCCTGGGTTGAGTGACACTGCGGGCAAGGGTGCCCAGTTGTTTgagcagcagagaaagagggTTGCTGAGCATGCAAAGAAGGTAGAGGCGGAACAACCTCAGCCTCCTCCACAGTCTCAAGTCCAGGAGCAGGCTCAGATGCATCACTTGCATCCAGAAATGCATCCACATATGCAACCAAATCTTCAGCCTCAGCAGATGATATCAACTGGCCCTACAGCTATACAGCAAGAGCTGTCTGAGGCTCCAGGTCCAGTTGCAGCCCATGTAATGTCTAACTGTGACTTATCCTACTCTGCAGTTAGTACAGCTAGCATTGTGATGTCACCTCCACCTGTTGGACCCAAACAAGCCACTGTCTCAGCAACTATTCTGACCAGACCTGCAGCACCAGCTGAAACACCATTACCAGAACTACCGGCTAGTAATGTTCTCAACAGAACGGCCCGTCCTTTCACTCCTGGCTTTATCAGCATTCGAGCTGCAACTGCCCCTGTAACGTTCCGACCACCTGTTACAAAGACGGCCCAGCGTCCTGCCTCAGCAGCTGTTGTGCCACCACCATTCTCCACTGCCTCTGACCTGGGCATTAATGCTACATCAGTAACATCACAGCTACTCCCTGGTCCTCTGTCTCCACCATTCTGTGTACCTCAACGTCCCTTTGCACCAACACCAGCAGCTCCTGTTACCCTTCACCCTCCAGCCATCTGTACTTCTGTAGAGAAAATGCAGTCATCACCACCAGTAACTACTCTTCATCAGGCTGCATTCTCGACTGTGCCCCCAGTATCTATGCCTTCAATGCCCCTTGCTCCACAAGCACCAATGGCTCCAGCCCCAGTTCTTCCTGTATCTCAAATTCCTGGTTCAGCTGACCCAGTTGCCCCATTGCCTCCACTTCAAGTACCAGGTCCTCAGCCACCCCCACCTCAATTTTCCATGGCACCTGTAGCTACAGTGTCAGTGGTCTCCCAGCCAGAGGCTGTAGCTCCAACCCCTATTCCTGGTCCAACAGGTCGCACAGGAATCTTACTTGAGGCTCGACGTCGTAGTGGCAAACCCAAACCTATGTTCAATGTGCCAGATGTCACAAAGAAATCCCCCAATCCTGATCTATTGTCTATGGTGCAGAACCTTGATGACAGGTCCACCAGACACTCACATGGACAACCACTGTCTGAGACTATATATGATGGCGCAGAGGAGGATAGGAGTGGTGAGGTTGGCATGGGGAGGGCACCTCCTCCAGTGGCACCCAAGCCTAGGGTCATCCACGAAGCCCCACAGTTTCTTCAAGCTGGCGGAAAGGGGGCCCAGCTGTTTGCCCGCAGGCAGAGTCGCATGGGTATGTATGTAGTGGACACTCCACCCGAGACCCCTTACCAGCAGGTGCCCTCACACAGTGTAGCCCAAACCCTTGACTCCTCCCCCAATCCTTCCTCCCCATCTTCGTGGAAATACTCCCCAAATGTCCGTGCCCCTCCACCCATTGGGTACAACCCACTCCTGGCCCCCTCTATCCCTACAGGGCCTCAGAGGGATGGTAGCAAACCAGAGAGCAGGGGTAAAGGAGGCTCCCAACGAGAGGGCATCAAGGCTTTGGAATTCATGAGAAGGCAGCCCTACCAGCTTAATTCTGCCATGTTCAACTATGGGGGCAGTGCTACTAACCTATTAGCCATGCCTTCTTACCAGGCTCAGAGGCAGCAGCAGGGTGACTACTCAACAACAATGGTGGGCAGCTCATTAACCTCACCTAAGCAGATCCCCCTCAAAACAGCCCGTGTCTTCGAGGTCAAGCGATTCTCCACACCCACACCCATGTCAGCTCCCACACTGGCTCCCAAAGTCATTGCACCCCGCTCAGCCACTACCCTCGGAGAGCGCTTGACTCATTCTGGCATGATATCCCCACCTCCTGCTCCTTTTACTCTAACCCCAGGCCCTTTCTTTACACCAGCACCAGTTAGTGCCCCAACCACTGCTTCACCTCCCTCTCAACCAGCTGGACCACCCAGCCTCCCAAAATTCTCTGCCACCCCTATTCCAAACCCTTTGCCCCCTGCAGTCCCTACACCTTACACTCCAGTATCATACACCACTGGGCTCCAGAGAGCCAAGCAGTTCCAGAGTGCTCCTGAGCTCAGTATCCTTGCCTCTTTGCCCCCGCTCAAGTCCAACCAAGTTCAGGCtcccaaaccacgttttgttgCAACCAAGGGAGGCGTCCAGCCCCATGTCTGGAGACCTGGGGCAATGTGA